One Gloeobacter morelensis MG652769 DNA window includes the following coding sequences:
- a CDS encoding acyl carrier protein encodes MTVTLQKVETEIIEILMEMTADWDLDVEQIQSQTSLVEELEFASIDYVHLVVEIEEHFQRKLDFSELILRDGKYVSDISVQELVSFVTRKLNQD; translated from the coding sequence ATGACAGTCACACTCCAGAAAGTCGAAACCGAAATCATCGAAATATTGATGGAGATGACCGCAGATTGGGACCTAGATGTTGAGCAAATCCAGTCCCAGACCAGCCTGGTCGAAGAACTCGAATTTGCTTCGATCGACTACGTGCATCTGGTGGTAGAAATCGAGGAACACTTTCAGCGCAAACTCGATTTCAGTGAATTGATTTTGCGCGACGGCAAGTACGTCAGCGATATCTCCGTCCAGGAACTGGTCAGCTTTGTAACCCGTAAACTCAATCAGGATTAG
- a CDS encoding alkaline phosphatase family protein, protein MTRTLAIGLDGATFTVLDQMVEELPGLGLAMPFMKKIFEQGSRSKLLSTPNPLTPPAWVSFMTGRTPGNHGVYDFIRMEEKGDDVFYTLYDARDVQTEMIWSIATRAGKKVVALNYPFTAPPRPNTGSLVPGFTHWKHLRRSTSPPELYERLKELPDFSPKNLAWDFEHEKQIMEALNQGDLADWIRYHIRRDENWFAVAKKLLTEDNPDLMAVLFDGTDKLQHQIYYYLDPNLIPEEPSEGYLTLRALSFEYFRKLDSWIEQLVELAGPDCQVFLNSDHGFTASFEVVRINAYLAEKGYLVLKAGDGNDDGRPTASWFANVDFTKTSAYCPTPSSNGIVIRVAVKPGDPGIAPEEYEAFRERLIADLEALVDPTTGERIITAVRKREDIYNGAALPEAPDLTLTLRDHGFVSIRDVYPVVEKRPEPLGTHHPDGVFLAFGPGIRSGFVGERHNIHDAPATLLYSLGLPIPDNFEGKVTVDFFNDDYLMVNPVRTGEAALAGQGKTDEASISEAEKAKLLEQLQMLGYVE, encoded by the coding sequence ATGACTCGAACTTTAGCAATCGGTTTGGACGGGGCTACTTTCACGGTGCTCGACCAGATGGTCGAAGAACTGCCCGGCCTCGGTCTGGCCATGCCCTTTATGAAAAAAATCTTCGAGCAGGGCTCCCGCTCCAAGTTGCTCTCGACGCCCAATCCGCTCACCCCACCCGCCTGGGTCTCGTTTATGACCGGGCGCACCCCGGGCAACCACGGCGTCTACGACTTTATCCGCATGGAAGAAAAAGGCGACGACGTCTTCTACACGCTCTACGATGCCCGCGACGTGCAGACCGAGATGATCTGGTCGATCGCCACCCGGGCAGGCAAAAAAGTGGTTGCCCTCAACTATCCGTTTACTGCCCCGCCCCGGCCCAACACCGGTTCGCTGGTGCCCGGTTTCACCCACTGGAAGCACCTGCGGCGCAGCACTTCGCCGCCTGAACTGTACGAACGCCTCAAAGAACTGCCCGACTTCAGCCCCAAAAACCTTGCCTGGGACTTCGAGCACGAAAAGCAGATCATGGAAGCGCTCAACCAGGGGGATCTAGCCGATTGGATCCGCTACCACATCCGCCGCGACGAAAACTGGTTCGCGGTTGCCAAGAAGCTGCTCACTGAAGATAACCCGGATCTGATGGCGGTGCTCTTCGACGGCACCGACAAACTCCAGCACCAGATCTACTATTATCTCGATCCGAACTTGATCCCCGAGGAGCCGAGCGAAGGGTACCTCACCCTGCGCGCCCTCTCGTTCGAATATTTCCGCAAGCTGGATAGCTGGATTGAGCAACTGGTGGAACTGGCCGGTCCCGATTGCCAGGTGTTCCTCAACTCCGATCATGGTTTTACGGCCTCTTTTGAGGTGGTGCGCATCAACGCCTACCTCGCCGAAAAGGGCTACCTGGTGCTCAAGGCGGGCGACGGCAACGACGACGGCCGTCCCACCGCCTCGTGGTTTGCCAACGTCGACTTCACCAAGACGAGCGCCTACTGTCCGACCCCCTCGAGCAACGGCATCGTCATCCGCGTCGCCGTCAAACCGGGCGATCCCGGCATTGCTCCTGAGGAGTACGAGGCGTTTCGCGAACGGCTCATCGCCGATCTCGAAGCGCTCGTCGACCCGACCACCGGTGAGCGGATCATCACCGCCGTGCGCAAGCGCGAGGACATCTACAACGGAGCCGCCTTGCCCGAAGCCCCGGATCTGACCCTCACCCTGCGCGATCACGGCTTCGTGTCGATCCGCGACGTGTACCCGGTGGTCGAGAAACGGCCCGAACCGCTGGGTACCCACCACCCCGACGGGGTGTTTCTGGCCTTCGGCCCCGGCATTCGCTCGGGCTTTGTGGGCGAGCGCCACAACATCCACGACGCGCCCGCCACGCTGCTCTACAGCCTCGGCTTGCCCATCCCCGACAACTTCGAGGGCAAGGTCACCGTCGACTTTTTCAACGACGATTACCTGATGGTGAACCCCGTGCGCACCGGCGAGGCGGCCCTGGCAGGCCAGGGTAAAACCGACGAAGCCAGCATCAGCGAAGCCGAAAAGGCAAAACTGCTCGAACAGCTGCAGATGCTCGGCTACGTCGAGTAA
- a CDS encoding IS982 family transposase → MPSLEALFCHVDDFCQRFEPLWQQQLLDDGLRHRRRPRRLCLSEILTILIAFHQSAYRHFKAFYTEMVCAYWRSAFPGLVSYARFVEWMPSTLMPLSAYLRHCFGPCTGISFIDSTPLAVCHVRRVHAHKVFVGLAAWGKSSVGWFYGFKLHLVVNERGELLAMSVTAGNTDDRKPVPELLKDLHGKVFGDRGYISSKLGRQLREELGMALITKLRRKMTNRLMVMTDKLLLRKRGIIEAINDQLKNISQIEHTRHRSEVNFLVNLVCGLIAYCHKPNKPSVASDADQLNA, encoded by the coding sequence ATGCCCAGTCTAGAAGCGCTCTTTTGCCATGTCGATGACTTCTGCCAACGCTTCGAACCGCTCTGGCAGCAACAATTGCTCGACGATGGCCTGCGACACAGGCGACGGCCACGCCGACTCTGCCTCAGCGAAATCCTGACGATTCTGATTGCTTTTCACCAATCCGCCTACCGCCACTTCAAGGCCTTCTACACCGAAATGGTCTGCGCTTACTGGCGAAGCGCTTTTCCTGGACTGGTCAGCTACGCGCGCTTCGTCGAGTGGATGCCCTCTACCCTTATGCCGCTCAGTGCCTACCTGCGCCACTGTTTTGGCCCCTGCACCGGCATCAGTTTTATCGATTCGACTCCACTTGCCGTCTGCCATGTGCGCCGCGTCCACGCCCACAAAGTCTTTGTCGGTCTGGCCGCCTGGGGCAAAAGCTCGGTGGGCTGGTTTTACGGCTTCAAGCTGCACTTGGTGGTCAATGAGCGCGGCGAATTGCTGGCGATGAGCGTGACGGCTGGGAACACTGACGATCGCAAGCCTGTGCCTGAACTGCTCAAAGACTTGCACGGCAAAGTGTTTGGCGACCGCGGCTACATCAGCAGCAAGCTTGGCAGGCAATTGCGCGAGGAGCTGGGCATGGCGCTGATCACCAAGTTGCGGCGCAAGATGACCAATCGGCTGATGGTGATGACGGACAAACTGCTGTTGCGCAAGCGCGGGATCATCGAAGCAATCAATGACCAGTTGAAGAACATTTCGCAGATAGAGCACACCCGCCATCGCAGCGAAGTGAATTTTTTGGTGAACCTGGTGTGTGGGTTGATTGCCTACTGCCACAAACCGAACAAGCCGTCGGTGGCGTCTGATGCCGACCAGCTCAATGCTTAA
- a CDS encoding type II toxin-antitoxin system Phd/YefM family antitoxin has product MREVGAFEAKSKLGTLLDWVEGGEEVLITRRGKAVARLVPAEVGFDRAKAHRALEGILEARRGITLGGLKIKDLVNEGRP; this is encoded by the coding sequence ATGCGTGAGGTTGGAGCCTTCGAGGCCAAAAGCAAGCTAGGAACCTTGCTCGATTGGGTTGAGGGCGGCGAGGAGGTGCTCATTACCCGACGTGGCAAGGCCGTGGCGCGTCTGGTGCCTGCTGAAGTCGGCTTTGACCGCGCCAAGGCGCATCGCGCCTTGGAGGGCATCCTTGAGGCGCGACGCGGCATCACTCTTGGTGGCCTCAAGATTAAAGATCTAGTGAATGAAGGTCGCCCATGA
- a CDS encoding type II toxin-antitoxin system VapC family toxin, with translation MTFVLDSAVALAWCFEDERTDATDTLLRQAAASGAVAPALWPLEVLNGLAMGERRGRLDAAKRTSLGGFLRDLPVSIDDETAARAWGVTATLAARFQLTVYDAAYLELAQRLALPLATRDRALRGAAGSLGVALLGEATDGNAA, from the coding sequence ATGACCTTTGTGCTGGATAGCGCGGTCGCGCTGGCCTGGTGTTTCGAGGATGAGCGCACTGATGCAACAGACACTCTGTTGCGGCAAGCGGCAGCGTCCGGCGCTGTGGCTCCCGCTTTGTGGCCACTGGAAGTGTTGAACGGTTTGGCCATGGGCGAACGGCGCGGTCGCCTTGATGCCGCCAAGCGAACAAGCCTGGGCGGCTTTCTGCGCGACCTGCCGGTCAGCATCGACGACGAGACGGCGGCACGGGCCTGGGGAGTCACAGCGACTCTGGCGGCGCGGTTTCAGCTCACCGTCTATGACGCGGCCTACCTTGAACTGGCGCAGCGGCTGGCGCTGCCCCTCGCCACCCGCGACCGCGCTTTGCGGGGTGCGGCGGGCAGCCTCGGCGTCGCCCTATTGGGTGAAGCGACCGATGGGAATGCGGCATGA
- a CDS encoding DUF1501 domain-containing protein encodes MILPRRALIQAGLGSLISLGTTGWAARVQAAPDRDRRLVVVFLRGALDGLSVVVPHSDGDYYRARPRLAVPRPGKPDGAIDLDGHFGLHPALEALLPLWRRGSLAFVHACGLPAPNRSHFDAQEAIESAAPGFKGADDGWMNRLLAVLPATTAPVRAIHLGSTLPRILAGAEPVASLAPGRAATRAQPLDRPQVAAAFDALYSGSDPLSHAYREGRSARRVIQESLSSTGEDDTASNGAALPGSAFTGDARRLAQLMVRNPEVQLAFMALGGWDTHVNQGTNRGQLALRLRALGQGLAAFAAELGPLFEHTAIVVSSEFGRTVRENGNGGTDHGYGNVLWLAGGAVKGGKIHGGWPGLAADRLFEGRDLPVTTDFRSVIATVLERHLLLDDRRVQRVLPGFAAERADVMYSS; translated from the coding sequence ATGATCCTCCCCAGACGCGCATTGATCCAGGCGGGCCTCGGCTCGCTTATCTCCCTCGGGACTACCGGCTGGGCCGCCCGGGTGCAGGCCGCTCCCGACCGGGACCGGCGGCTGGTGGTCGTCTTTTTGCGCGGGGCGCTCGACGGTCTGAGCGTCGTTGTTCCTCATAGCGATGGGGATTACTACCGGGCGCGACCGCGGCTGGCGGTACCCCGGCCCGGTAAGCCGGACGGAGCTATCGACCTCGATGGCCACTTCGGTCTGCACCCGGCTTTGGAAGCCTTGCTGCCTCTGTGGCGGCGGGGCAGTCTCGCTTTTGTACACGCCTGCGGTCTACCTGCACCCAACCGTTCCCACTTCGACGCCCAAGAAGCGATAGAAAGCGCCGCCCCCGGCTTCAAAGGCGCTGACGACGGCTGGATGAACCGGTTGCTCGCCGTTTTGCCCGCCACGACCGCCCCGGTGCGGGCGATTCATCTGGGTTCGACCCTGCCGCGCATCCTGGCGGGAGCGGAACCGGTGGCGAGCCTGGCTCCCGGCCGTGCCGCCACCCGCGCCCAGCCGCTCGACAGGCCCCAGGTGGCAGCTGCTTTCGACGCGCTCTACAGCGGCTCCGACCCGCTGAGCCACGCCTACCGCGAGGGGCGCAGCGCCCGCCGGGTGATTCAGGAGAGTTTATCTTCCACCGGCGAGGACGACACGGCGAGCAACGGCGCAGCGCTGCCGGGGAGCGCCTTTACGGGGGACGCGCGGCGCCTGGCCCAACTGATGGTGCGCAATCCGGAGGTGCAGCTGGCCTTTATGGCTCTGGGCGGCTGGGACACCCACGTCAACCAGGGCACCAATCGGGGTCAACTGGCCCTCAGGTTGCGGGCCCTCGGCCAGGGTCTTGCCGCCTTCGCCGCCGAACTGGGGCCGCTCTTCGAGCACACAGCGATCGTGGTGAGCTCCGAATTCGGGCGCACCGTGCGCGAGAACGGCAACGGCGGCACCGACCACGGCTACGGCAACGTCCTGTGGCTGGCCGGCGGGGCCGTCAAAGGTGGCAAAATCCACGGCGGGTGGCCGGGGCTGGCCGCCGACCGGCTTTTTGAAGGGCGCGATCTGCCGGTGACCACCGATTTTCGCTCGGTGATCGCCACGGTCCTGGAGCGGCATTTGCTCCTTGACGATCGCCGGGTGCAGCGGGTTTTACCGGGCTTTGCCGCCGAGCGCGCCGATGTGATGTATTCGTCCTGA
- a CDS encoding DUF1800 domain-containing protein encodes MQGWQFLGSAILAAVLSGATSASAVAAQTAANAQVLHVLNRLGYGPRPGDIERVSALGVERYIQQQLWPETISEPTALLSRLAGLESQRMSSAELARTFGPPPGSKQPATRRSIAPASPDELEQAREAYRQRLSGVARQAMQARLLRAVESPRQLQEVMTDFWFNHFNVYANKGLTRLWVGSYEQEAIRPNTLGRFSDLLAATARHPAMLFYLDNWQNTGPGTPGAQGRRLGLNENYARELLELHTLGVDGGYSQSDVTELARVFTGWGLCPAQRIASSGAFCFDASRHDPGDKVLLGLTIRGGGFEEGLQALDLLARHPATARRIAFKLAQAFVADAPPPALVGRLAARFDESGGDIRAVLATLFESPEFWNSRELFGAKFKTPYRYVVSAVRATGMPLEQPLALTGPLTQLGMPLFGCQTPDGYKNTRTAWLSPEAMTRRLSFATILAAGRLPAVAAVDAAPADLAVAAEWPQLGVPLDPDALALVLGSPFSAKTRQILARSPSALRSALILGSPEMMSY; translated from the coding sequence ATGCAAGGCTGGCAATTTCTGGGCAGTGCAATCTTGGCGGCGGTGCTGAGTGGGGCGACGAGCGCATCGGCTGTCGCTGCGCAGACCGCTGCCAATGCACAGGTACTACACGTCCTCAACCGGCTCGGGTATGGGCCGCGGCCCGGGGACATCGAGCGGGTGAGCGCCCTGGGAGTCGAGCGCTATATCCAGCAGCAGCTGTGGCCCGAGACCATCTCCGAACCCACTGCGCTGCTGTCGCGCCTGGCGGGTCTGGAGTCGCAGCGCATGAGCAGCGCCGAGCTGGCCCGCACCTTCGGTCCGCCGCCGGGAAGCAAGCAACCGGCCACCCGTCGATCGATCGCTCCCGCCTCGCCCGACGAACTGGAGCAGGCCAGAGAAGCTTACCGCCAAAGGCTGAGCGGCGTCGCCCGGCAGGCGATGCAGGCGCGGCTATTGCGGGCCGTCGAGAGTCCCCGCCAGTTGCAGGAGGTGATGACCGATTTTTGGTTCAATCACTTCAACGTCTACGCCAACAAGGGTCTGACGCGCCTGTGGGTGGGTTCCTACGAGCAGGAGGCGATCCGCCCCAACACCCTGGGACGTTTTTCGGATTTGCTGGCCGCGACCGCCCGCCACCCGGCGATGCTGTTCTACCTCGACAACTGGCAGAACACCGGTCCCGGCACACCGGGGGCGCAGGGCCGCCGGTTGGGTCTCAACGAGAACTATGCCCGCGAGCTGTTGGAACTGCACACCCTCGGCGTCGACGGCGGCTACAGCCAGAGCGACGTCACCGAACTGGCGCGCGTCTTTACCGGCTGGGGACTGTGCCCCGCGCAGCGCATCGCCTCCAGCGGCGCCTTTTGCTTCGATGCAAGCCGTCACGACCCCGGAGACAAGGTGCTGCTCGGGCTGACCATCCGCGGCGGCGGATTCGAGGAAGGTCTGCAGGCGCTCGACCTGCTGGCCCGCCACCCCGCCACCGCCCGGCGCATCGCCTTTAAACTCGCCCAGGCTTTTGTAGCCGACGCGCCGCCCCCGGCGCTGGTAGGCCGCCTGGCGGCGCGCTTCGACGAAAGTGGCGGCGATATTCGGGCGGTGCTTGCCACGCTTTTCGAGAGCCCCGAATTCTGGAACAGCCGCGAGTTATTCGGTGCCAAGTTCAAAACGCCCTACCGCTACGTGGTCTCGGCGGTGCGGGCCACCGGGATGCCCCTGGAGCAACCCCTCGCTCTAACGGGGCCACTGACGCAACTGGGAATGCCGCTATTTGGTTGTCAGACTCCAGACGGCTACAAAAACACCCGCACCGCCTGGTTGAGTCCGGAGGCGATGACCCGCCGCTTGAGCTTTGCAACCATCCTGGCTGCAGGTCGGCTGCCCGCTGTCGCTGCTGTTGACGCAGCACCGGCGGACCTGGCTGTGGCTGCTGAGTGGCCGCAACTGGGTGTACCCCTCGACCCGGATGCCCTCGCTCTTGTACTGGGCTCTCCCTTTTCAGCCAAAACCCGGCAAATCCTCGCCAGAAGTCCGTCGGCGCTGCGCTCGGCTTTGATTCTAGGTAGCCCCGAGATGATGTCCTATTAG
- a CDS encoding beta strand repeat-containing protein, which translates to MPLFRRWSPLTSRRPAAGAFSIWTGWLGLGLAATLALGAPPAVAQVDFATPRVFAAANEPYALAAGDLDKDGDLDVVTANGATGNVTILKNNGNATFIAADFATGGPPVAVALGDIDGDGDLDIVAAKASSYPNYTSGAAVLKNNGDATFAAPVATAVGDTPAGIALGDVDGDGDLDMVSANRGSYPDYNGSVSVLKNSGSGSFAAAVNFGAGTNANSVALGDLDKDGDLDVATANGGSGNLSILKNNGTGSFAAAVGIATGSAPYAVAAADLDKDGDLDLVSANFGSDNLSVLKNNGNATFVRTDLAVADQPYAVSVGDLDGDGDLDIAAATFGTDNVVSILKNNGSGSFAAATAVPAGGFTTRILTGDLDGDGDLDLALANDFTVYVSVIKNTGNAIFASTPNFAVAGFPAAVAVGDLDKDKDLDLIAANRFLANVTVLKNNSGTFSDGGDFGVGGSPYAVATGDLDRDGDIDVVVARRFPDGVAVLLGNGTGSLAAPVGLAAGATPSAVTLGDLDKDGDLDIVAANFGTDNISILKNNGTGSFSAAANFAAGDSPIALVLGDLDKDGDLDVATANFNANSVAILKNTGSGSFAAPVSFAVNPDSSVPTVPYSLAAGDFDGDGDLDIATANVSGNVSVLKNNGDGNFAPAVLVALGGTPNGAVAGDLDGDGDLDLAVTNGSNLTALLGSSGTFTAVPNFATGDNPIAVAAGDFDGDGDLDVATANYISDSISVLSNTTSRLTPEDILWRNTTTGQNTAWLMKGTTLLATLALPAVGDPNWRIGGSADFTGDGQRDILWRNAALGINRVWILNNGVYSSFVDLPGVSDPSWQVQGVRDFTGDGRADILWRNGATGANTIWRMDRTTFVASVALPAVGDLNWAMGGTGDLTGDGKTDILWRNQATGANTVWQMNGTAFVASIALASVSDLNWRIGGSGDYNGDGKADILWRNGATGANTVWLMDRTTFVSSAPLTSVAPSGWQIQGPR; encoded by the coding sequence ATGCCTTTATTCAGACGCTGGTCGCCTTTGACTTCAAGAAGACCCGCCGCCGGCGCATTCTCGATCTGGACCGGGTGGTTGGGCCTGGGGCTTGCCGCCACTCTGGCGCTGGGCGCACCACCCGCTGTTGCCCAGGTTGATTTTGCCACTCCCCGGGTCTTCGCGGCGGCCAATGAACCCTACGCCCTGGCCGCAGGCGACCTCGACAAGGATGGCGACCTCGACGTGGTCACCGCCAACGGTGCCACGGGCAACGTCACGATTCTCAAAAACAACGGCAATGCCACGTTCATCGCCGCCGACTTCGCCACCGGCGGGCCACCGGTAGCCGTCGCCCTGGGCGATATCGATGGCGACGGCGACCTGGACATCGTCGCCGCCAAAGCGAGCAGCTACCCGAATTACACCAGCGGCGCGGCCGTCCTCAAAAACAACGGCGACGCCACCTTTGCCGCCCCCGTCGCCACCGCCGTGGGCGACACTCCGGCAGGCATCGCCCTGGGCGATGTCGATGGCGACGGCGACCTGGACATGGTTAGCGCCAACCGGGGCAGCTACCCGGATTACAACGGCAGTGTCTCGGTGCTCAAAAACAGCGGCAGCGGCAGTTTTGCCGCTGCGGTCAACTTCGGTGCCGGCACGAACGCCAACTCCGTTGCCCTGGGCGACCTCGACAAAGACGGCGATCTCGATGTCGCCACCGCCAACGGCGGTTCAGGCAACCTCTCGATTCTCAAAAACAACGGCACCGGCAGCTTTGCCGCCGCCGTGGGCATCGCGACGGGCAGCGCGCCCTACGCGGTTGCTGCGGCCGACCTCGACAAGGACGGCGATCTTGACCTGGTGAGCGCCAATTTTGGTTCCGACAATCTCTCGGTGCTCAAAAACAACGGCAACGCCACCTTTGTCCGCACCGACCTCGCCGTGGCCGACCAGCCCTACGCCGTCTCCGTGGGCGATCTCGACGGCGATGGCGACCTGGACATTGCCGCTGCCACCTTCGGCACCGACAACGTCGTATCGATTCTCAAAAACAACGGCAGCGGCAGCTTCGCCGCCGCCACCGCCGTACCCGCCGGTGGCTTCACCACCCGCATCCTCACAGGCGATCTCGACGGCGACGGCGATCTGGACTTGGCGCTGGCCAATGATTTCACCGTCTATGTGTCGGTGATCAAAAACACGGGCAATGCCATCTTTGCGAGCACCCCCAACTTCGCGGTGGCCGGTTTTCCGGCCGCTGTCGCCGTGGGCGATCTCGACAAGGATAAGGACCTGGACCTGATTGCCGCCAATCGATTTTTGGCGAATGTGACAGTCCTCAAGAACAACAGCGGCACCTTCAGCGACGGCGGCGACTTCGGTGTCGGTGGCTCACCCTACGCCGTCGCCACGGGCGATCTCGATAGAGACGGCGATATTGACGTCGTGGTAGCCAGGCGCTTTCCCGATGGTGTCGCCGTGTTGTTGGGAAATGGTACAGGCAGCCTCGCCGCTCCCGTCGGCCTGGCGGCCGGCGCCACCCCCAGTGCTGTCACCCTGGGTGACCTCGACAAAGACGGCGACCTCGACATCGTCGCCGCCAATTTCGGCACCGACAATATCTCGATTCTCAAAAACAACGGCACCGGCAGCTTCAGCGCCGCCGCCAATTTTGCAGCAGGCGACAGCCCGATTGCCCTGGTTTTGGGCGATCTCGATAAAGACGGCGACCTCGATGTCGCCACTGCCAACTTCAATGCCAACAGTGTGGCGATCCTCAAAAACACCGGCAGCGGCAGCTTTGCCGCCCCGGTCAGTTTTGCGGTCAACCCGGACTCCAGCGTGCCGACCGTTCCCTATAGTTTGGCTGCGGGCGACTTCGACGGCGACGGCGACCTGGATATTGCGACTGCAAACGTCTCCGGCAACGTGTCGGTGCTGAAAAACAACGGCGACGGCAACTTCGCCCCGGCGGTGCTGGTGGCTTTGGGAGGCACCCCCAACGGTGCAGTGGCAGGCGATCTCGACGGCGACGGCGATCTCGACTTGGCGGTAACCAACGGCAGCAACCTGACGGCCTTGCTGGGCAGCAGCGGCACCTTCACCGCGGTGCCCAACTTCGCGACCGGCGACAACCCGATTGCTGTGGCTGCGGGGGATTTCGACGGCGACGGCGATCTGGATGTAGCGACGGCGAACTACATCTCCGATAGCATTTCGGTACTCTCGAACACGACCTCGCGGCTGACGCCGGAGGATATCCTCTGGCGCAACACCACCACCGGCCAGAACACCGCCTGGCTGATGAAGGGCACGACTTTGCTTGCTACCCTCGCGTTGCCGGCGGTGGGCGATCCGAACTGGCGCATCGGCGGCAGCGCCGATTTTACCGGCGACGGCCAGCGGGACATCCTCTGGCGCAACGCCGCCCTCGGCATCAACCGCGTCTGGATTCTCAACAACGGCGTCTACAGCAGCTTTGTCGACCTGCCGGGGGTAAGCGATCCCAGCTGGCAGGTGCAGGGGGTGCGCGATTTTACCGGCGACGGTAGAGCGGATATTCTCTGGCGCAACGGAGCCACCGGGGCGAACACCATCTGGCGGATGGACAGAACCACGTTCGTAGCGAGTGTCGCACTGCCGGCGGTGGGGGATCTCAACTGGGCAATGGGGGGTACGGGAGATCTCACCGGTGATGGGAAGACCGATATTCTCTGGCGCAATCAGGCCACCGGAGCGAACACCGTCTGGCAGATGAACGGTACCGCCTTTGTAGCCAGCATCGCTCTTGCGAGCGTCTCGGATCTCAATTGGCGCATCGGCGGCAGCGGCGACTACAACGGCGACGGCAAGGCGGATATTCTCTGGCGCAACGGAGCCACCGGGGCGAACACCGTCTGGTTGATGGACAGAACCACCTTTGTCTCCAGCGCTCCGCTCACGTCGGTGGCTCCCAGCGGCTGGCAGATCCAGGGACCGCGCTAA
- a CDS encoding universal stress protein, producing the protein MYSKILVALDYAPGARRIFEAALGMARVHAARLKLLHVLTYEDEAYLPGPVIEQDSLGKLIGAVELERYLELRLTLHNAGLKRLTALVEEARAAGIEATFAQPFGSPEEAICKVAKEWNADLIVLGRRGRSGLSELFLGSVSNHVVHRASCAVLIFHPTAVACSTQATAKVKLT; encoded by the coding sequence ATGTACAGCAAAATTCTGGTAGCCCTCGATTATGCCCCCGGCGCTCGCCGGATCTTCGAAGCGGCCCTTGGAATGGCCCGGGTGCACGCAGCGCGTCTGAAACTGCTGCACGTGCTCACCTACGAAGATGAAGCCTATCTGCCGGGTCCGGTAATCGAACAAGATAGCCTCGGTAAGCTTATCGGCGCGGTGGAATTGGAGCGCTATCTGGAACTGCGCCTGACGCTGCACAACGCAGGCCTCAAGCGGCTGACCGCCCTGGTGGAGGAGGCGAGGGCCGCCGGGATCGAGGCCACCTTCGCCCAACCGTTCGGCAGCCCGGAGGAAGCCATTTGCAAAGTGGCCAAGGAGTGGAACGCGGATCTGATCGTGCTGGGTCGGCGGGGCCGCTCGGGCCTGAGCGAACTGTTCCTGGGCAGCGTCAGCAACCACGTCGTCCACCGCGCTTCCTGCGCGGTGCTGATCTTCCACCCGACGGCCGTCGCTTGCAGCACGCAAGCGACAGCCAAAGTCAAACTCACTTAG